The DNA window GACCGTACCACGAAGAAAATCTATATTGCCTTAGTAAAAGGAGTATTCAAGCAGAGACAGGGTATTATAGAGAAACATCTGAAACGTGATCCCAAGGACCGAAAGAAATTCACAACATGTGCTGATGATGAAGGTAGATATGCAAAGACAGAATATCAGGTTTTAAGACAATACCGTGGGTTTGCACTCTTGAGGATTACCCTCCACACAGGACGAACTCACCAGATCAGGGTCCACCTAAGCAAGGAGGGACACCCAATCATCGGAGATCCCATTTATGGGAAGGATGATGGACAGACCTTGATGTTGCACGCCTTGCTTCTTGAACTTGACAGCCCATCAAAAGGAATGAGATTGCGTTTCGTTGCTGCAATGCCTGAACGTTTTCTCTCTTATGTACGCTCTACTCATCCTCTCTCCAATTCTGGCGCTCGGTCTCAATCTTGCCCAACTGCAAAAGATCGTGGTTGAACATACGCTCGATTCTCAACTTGCTTGCCGTGCCATGTCCTGGGAAGAGAAGGATGTTCTCATCGAGTGTCATCAGTTTCTGATTGATGGATGAGATAAGCAGAGCCTGCTCCCGGTATCCGGGTGTTGATCCTATTCTACCACAAAGCAGCGTATCGCCAGTAAATAATGCATGATCGATTTTATATACCATGCTGTCCAAACTGTGACCCGGTATATGGATGACCTCAATTTCCAAACCACAGAGATTAAGAACTTCTGCATCCTCAATTGGATGATAGAGAAATTCATAGCTACTAAAGGCTGAGGCATGGACCTCCACATCGTAGATCTTCTTCAGGGTGCCAAGTCCCTCTGTATGGGAAGGGTGTCGATGGGTAAGCAGTACATGTTTCAATTTGTACCTATTTGCCTCAATCAAGTTGATCAACTCCGTATCCACATGTCCAGGGTCGATCAAGAGGGCATCACTGCCCTCCTTACGGGCAACCAAATAGGTATTGCAGAAACCTACGACTGAGAAATGCTGATAGATATTCAAAAGCGTGCCTCCTCCCAATTGGAGTAGCGGAAAGAGACGCGTCTCCTGTCAGTATATACAAAGTCTGCTTTCTTCAAGTTGCAATCCTCAAAATCAGTATCCCTGAGAAAACTTGAATTGAAGGTTGAAAAGTAGAGGTCACAGTCGCAAAACGAACAACGCAGTGTATCGATTCCACTGAAATTGGTATGCATAATCATGCTACCTGAGAAATCGCAATCGATCATCTTGCTACCTGAAAATACACTGTAGCGGGAGATGATACTGTTGAATTTGCACTTTTCAAAGAGACAAAAATCAAAAAAGCTGTTAAGCAAGGTGACTTGTGAGAAATCCACACCTCGAAAAGTGCACCATGCCATATTTGAAGCGGAAATGATTTTCTTTCCCAAGGTGAGGTTGTCAAACTCACTACCAGTCAACGAATAATCAACAATATCATTTCTGCCTGTTAGCCGATCAAGACAATCCTGGTAGAGTTCGTCTTGGTTCTCGCTATGACGAAAACAATAGTTGCCTTCATTGCATACATAGGTATGGCAGAGTGGGTGAGAGCACGTTTTAAAACTGAACATAGCATTACAGTATCAAATACCATCTGGTTGTCAAGAGCCCCGTTTGCAGATACAGTACTACCTGGGAGCTATAAAGAGATGCAAACAGGCCTGATAACCAGAGGAATCAACAATATTTACACGGTGGAGTCTCAAGGGAACTCCTATCTTTGCCGTATCAAGGGAAAACAGTTGTTCCAGGTTACCGACGAGTACAATCCACTAGCCGTAGGGGACCAGGTATCTTTTGTCGTTACCAACGAGGGAGAGGGGCTGATCACCGAAAGACTCGATAGACGTAACTGTTTCCAGCGCTGGAATGCGAAGAAAGGATGTAATCAGACCGTGGTAGCCAACATGGATTTGGTCGTCTGTGTAAGCAGTGTCGAAAGTCCTCCTTTCAGACCACGATTCATTGACCGGGTAATAGCTTGCTCCCGTAAAGCTCCGGTCATGATCATCCTTAACAAGAGTGACATCCTTCTCACTGAGGAGGAACATGAGCGCTTTTCCCTTTACGGTAAACTTGGGTATCAGACGATGGCGGTCAGTGCTGCCAATGGAGAGAATCTTGATCGATTGCATCAGGTTCTGAAAGGTAAGACAGTGGCATTTGTCGGACAGAGTGGGGTTGGAAAATCCACGTTGATCAACCGTTTGTTGGGAGTAGAGCAGAAGACAGGTGAAATCTCACATAAATATAATCGTGGTCGGCATACCACCAATCATGCTCTGTTGTTGCATGGTCCAGATTTTACGATTGCCGATACGCCTGGTGTAAGGGAGTTCCTCGTCCCACACACCGATCCCCACGAATTAAGCGATGCTTTTCCTGAGTTTGCGGAGTTTGCAGGCTCATGTACGTATGAAGGATGCCTGCATCAGGGAGAGCCTGGATGCAAGGTGATGGAAGCAGTGGAACAGGATCTCATTCACTACGATAGATACGAGAGCTATCTCAGGATGCTCGCTTCCCTCAATGAAAAGAAACCTGAGTGGATGGGAAAGAATGACCGTTCAAAATCCTGGGTCAAACGAATGGAGAGAGATGAATCACAAGAGTATTGAAGAACTGGGGTTCTTCCAGGTTTTACAACAGATACAGAGCATGAGTCATGCACCAGAAGGTGTGCAAGTTCTTGAAACGCTCCCTTTTATCGATACACAGGATGAGCTTACCGTACGTCAGAGACAAGTTTCAGCAGCAATGAAACTGCTCTCAGGTGCCGATAGACTCATCATCCACTCATTCCCTGCAATCCAGGAAACGCTCTCATCTCTTGATGATCCTACCCAAGGGGCAGAAGGGTATGAACTGCTTGATCTAGCGCGGTATATCCGTAGTGCTGAGCATCTCTATAAGCATATGGAGTCTGTGCAGGATCCTGATGGATATTTTTTGGTGTTGAGCCCTCTCTTAGGAGAAGGGTTGCCACATGAACTGGTGGCTTTTGCTGACCAAACTGAGAGCACACTCGATGAGAGTGGTCAGGTAAGAAACACACATCCAAGGATAAGTGCCCTCTTCCGTCAGGTGGAAGCAGCCAAGAGTGAACGATCCCGTTTCTGTGCCCAGTTCATCAGGAGCAATCCTACTGCAGTGCAAACTGACCAGGAAGCAATGAGGGATGGAAGATTGGTCATCCCCGTAAGAAGCGACCGGAGAAGCCAGGTACAAGGATTTGTATCCAGCAGTTCCAGTTCAGGGAATACCGTGTTCATGGAACCCTATACCCTTGTTGAGATGAACAATTCGGTGATGATGGCACAGAACCAAATACTCGTGGAAATTGCCAAGATTCTCAGGGAACTGAACAGTAGTGCGAGAGCACTCAGAACGCAGCTGAACGCTTTATCCACACGTATTGGCATGCTTGATGCTATATTCTCTATTGCTCTTTGGGCTCTGGACACACATTGCACCGCCACAGACCTGAAGACAAACCGATGCAACCTTGAGCTGGCCCGGCATCCTTTGCTGGGAAAAAAAGCTGTTCCTATATCCATTACGCTCGAAGAGGGTGTAAGGGCCGTGGTCATAAGCGGTCCGAATGCGGGTGGAAAGACTGTTACGATCAAGACTGTTGGGTTGTTTGCACTGCTTAATCAATACTGTGGATACATTCCTGCAAAAGAGGGGAGCAGCCTGCCCTTATTTGACAATCTGTTTACTGATATAGGTGACGAACAGTCGATTGAGGAAGAGCTCTCCACGTTCAGTGGCCACATGAAACAGATTGGGTACATTCTCAGAAACATGAGTGAGAGAAGTTTGATTATTCTCGATGAACTTGGCAGTGGTACTGATCCAGTTGAAGGTTCTGCAATAGCCCGCTCTGTCCTTGAATTCTGTTTGGAGAAAGCAAAACTAACATTGGTAACGAGTCATCATGGAGTGCTCAAACAGTTTGCCTATGCAAAGAAGGAAGTGATCAATGCCTCAATGGAGTTCAACGAACACTCCCATATGCCTACCTTCAGGGTCATACAAGGATTGCCTGGAGAGAGCCACGCGATCGATACAGCACGATACATGAAACTCCCTGAGGAAGTCATATCCCGAGCTGAACAATACCTTGGCAGTGAAGCAGTCCAGATTGCTTCCATCATCAAGGATCTTGAGGAAAAACGGAAAGAGCTTGAGAGGCAGGAAGAAAAAACCCAAAAACGATATTACACGCTACAGCAAGAAGTGAAACAACTTCAGCTCAAGGAGCTTCGTGTACGTCAAAGAGAAGCGCAGCTCAAGGATGAACAAACAACTGAGCTTGCCCGGTTCATGAGTGCAAAACGAAAAGAGTTGGAAAACCTTGTAAAGACCATGAGGGAAGGTGAACTGGATAAGGCTAAACGCAAACAGGTAAAAGCGTATGTACAAAGCCTTGAGGACAGGGTGCAGGATGAACGAACCCTACTTGAGCAAAGCGAAGAGGAACTTTCAGCGATTGAGGTACAAAATCCACAGGAGTTCAGTGAAGGCATGGAAGTGCTTTGTGGAACATCAAAACGATTGGGAAAAATCCTGAAGAAGCAGGGAAGGAACAAGTATCTTGTTGCAATTGGATCGATGCGAATGACGCTCGAGGGCAAGCAATTACAAGCGATCAAGGAGCAACAGAAAAAAATATTGGTGTCGTATGATAGCAGTACTCCACGTCCTAAACTGATGCTTGACCTGAGAGGGTATACCTTAGAGGAAGCTCTCGCTTCCCTTGAACAGCAGATTGAAAGCTGCCTGGTTCATGGAGTATCTCAATTTTCCGTCATTCATGGATATGGGGACGGAATTCTCTCCAAGGGAATTTCCTCATATCTGGAGAAGCATCGCTCGATACAGGGGTTTCGATTCGCCACACCTGAAGATGGAGGTATGGGAAAAACATACGTACAACTTTAGAAATGTTGATCACGCCCTCTTTACAGAGGGCATTTTACTGAGTATACTAAATTAGTAATTTACTAAAGGTTACTCTATGGATAAAAAACAACTTCGTTCCCTTTATGAGGAGCAAAAACCGCCAATGGGTGTATTTCTCTTGGTTGATGCCAGTACTTCACAGGAGTATCTGGGGGTAAGCAACAATTTTCAGGCAACCAAGAACTCTCTCTTTTTCCGACTTTCTGTTGGGGCTCTGGCAAACTATCCATCATTACAGGATAGCTATGACAAGCATGGGCCTTCTATTCTGGAGTTTTCCATATTGGAAGAGCTTGATTATCAAGAGAATGTTTCTGATTATCGAGCAGACCTTGAAGCATTGCTCTCCATGATGAAACAAACCCATACACACGCAAAGGAGATAAATATATGAAGATACCTACAAGTTTGAAACACAAGCCCGTTATCGTGGTACCGAACTATGAACATGTTGATGGGAAACAGGCAAATGAGAGTGATGCCAAAG is part of the uncultured Sphaerochaeta sp. genome and encodes:
- the rsgA gene encoding ribosome small subunit-dependent GTPase A, yielding MQTGLITRGINNIYTVESQGNSYLCRIKGKQLFQVTDEYNPLAVGDQVSFVVTNEGEGLITERLDRRNCFQRWNAKKGCNQTVVANMDLVVCVSSVESPPFRPRFIDRVIACSRKAPVMIILNKSDILLTEEEHERFSLYGKLGYQTMAVSAANGENLDRLHQVLKGKTVAFVGQSGVGKSTLINRLLGVEQKTGEISHKYNRGRHTTNHALLLHGPDFTIADTPGVREFLVPHTDPHELSDAFPEFAEFAGSCTYEGCLHQGEPGCKVMEAVEQDLIHYDRYESYLRMLASLNEKKPEWMGKNDRSKSWVKRMERDESQEY
- a CDS encoding Smr/MutS family protein, which codes for MNHKSIEELGFFQVLQQIQSMSHAPEGVQVLETLPFIDTQDELTVRQRQVSAAMKLLSGADRLIIHSFPAIQETLSSLDDPTQGAEGYELLDLARYIRSAEHLYKHMESVQDPDGYFLVLSPLLGEGLPHELVAFADQTESTLDESGQVRNTHPRISALFRQVEAAKSERSRFCAQFIRSNPTAVQTDQEAMRDGRLVIPVRSDRRSQVQGFVSSSSSSGNTVFMEPYTLVEMNNSVMMAQNQILVEIAKILRELNSSARALRTQLNALSTRIGMLDAIFSIALWALDTHCTATDLKTNRCNLELARHPLLGKKAVPISITLEEGVRAVVISGPNAGGKTVTIKTVGLFALLNQYCGYIPAKEGSSLPLFDNLFTDIGDEQSIEEELSTFSGHMKQIGYILRNMSERSLIILDELGSGTDPVEGSAIARSVLEFCLEKAKLTLVTSHHGVLKQFAYAKKEVINASMEFNEHSHMPTFRVIQGLPGESHAIDTARYMKLPEEVISRAEQYLGSEAVQIASIIKDLEEKRKELERQEEKTQKRYYTLQQEVKQLQLKELRVRQREAQLKDEQTTELARFMSAKRKELENLVKTMREGELDKAKRKQVKAYVQSLEDRVQDERTLLEQSEEELSAIEVQNPQEFSEGMEVLCGTSKRLGKILKKQGRNKYLVAIGSMRMTLEGKQLQAIKEQQKKILVSYDSSTPRPKLMLDLRGYTLEEALASLEQQIESCLVHGVSQFSVIHGYGDGILSKGISSYLEKHRSIQGFRFATPEDGGMGKTYVQL
- a CDS encoding GIY-YIG nuclease family protein, whose amino-acid sequence is MDKKQLRSLYEEQKPPMGVFLLVDASTSQEYLGVSNNFQATKNSLFFRLSVGALANYPSLQDSYDKHGPSILEFSILEELDYQENVSDYRADLEALLSMMKQTHTHAKEINI
- a CDS encoding pentapeptide repeat-containing protein; this translates as MFSFKTCSHPLCHTYVCNEGNYCFRHSENQDELYQDCLDRLTGRNDIVDYSLTGSEFDNLTLGKKIISASNMAWCTFRGVDFSQVTLLNSFFDFCLFEKCKFNSIISRYSVFSGSKMIDCDFSGSMIMHTNFSGIDTLRCSFCDCDLYFSTFNSSFLRDTDFEDCNLKKADFVYTDRRRVSFRYSNWEEARF
- a CDS encoding MBL fold metallo-hydrolase, coding for MNIYQHFSVVGFCNTYLVARKEGSDALLIDPGHVDTELINLIEANRYKLKHVLLTHRHPSHTEGLGTLKKIYDVEVHASAFSSYEFLYHPIEDAEVLNLCGLEIEVIHIPGHSLDSMVYKIDHALFTGDTLLCGRIGSTPGYREQALLISSINQKLMTLDENILLFPGHGTASKLRIERMFNHDLLQLGKIETERQNWREDE